Genomic DNA from Lactuca sativa cultivar Salinas chromosome 8, Lsat_Salinas_v11, whole genome shotgun sequence:
GGAGAGAGACTCCACGTAAGCATCTCACGCATGGAGGGAGCTCCACTCCGGATAGCCTAAGATGACAAAAGGACATTGAAAGTAATGTGTCAATTTTAAATTATGTATATAGAAGAaaacatattaaatatatatatatatatatatatatatatatatatatatatatatatatatatatatatatatatatactctcttTGATCTGTAAATTAGAatacttaattaaaaaaattgaaaattagcataaaatgacaagtgaaaattATTTTCTAGAAATTAACCACAATATTACATGTATCAAAATGCATGATAATATGACAAGTgacaaaaataatttttatttattagacaATTTTGAGATCTAAAtacataatataataatatctTACTTGTAGATTATTTAACCGGGTGCATTTTTATTGTATTAGTCATGTAATTGAATAAATTAGTAATATATTATTccataaaatgtttaaaaaaattaaaccatTGTTTAACAAATTGTTAAGAAAAAATATAACTTTGTTGCATATCTACACTTTAAATGATATCATTTCACGAGGCAACTGATAAATCTTGGGTTCAATCTCAAGCATATACTAACTTGTAAATCTAAATAAATGGGTAATTAGTTACAATATTGTATATTGtgcatcataaaacaaaatatagTTGCATATAATGTCAATTAAGAAACCACTTTTATTACATAAATTAGGTAAAATTAGAGATGTTTTTGTTTGGATGGAtcagtttgatccgatccaatcagaTGAATCTAaattaattttgtttttcaaaacgtgaatccgaatagtccaaactaaattcaaatccgatccaaaCCAATCAAATTAAAATTCGGTTAGATCGGTTTTTACAATTCGATTTTCAagaagcaatatatatatatatatatatatatatatatatataataataataataataataataataataataataataataatattaatcaactttaaaataaattgtttggtgagaattaaaattaataattaaaatactGAACAACTATTAAAAATTgtattataattcaatattttatatataaagtgCTATTAAAAAATATACATTGAAATATTTTATTGGATAATACTTTTTAATCTATTTAAAAATACAATTTaccaaattaataaataactaaaatatgtatatttgaaacaaatataaataaataaataaataaataaactcttattcggtttttttggactattcggttttaattttataaaccgtaACCAATtcgaaatttaaaataataattcgaTTTTACTGGAAACCCATCCAACAATCCAAAAATCTGAACAGAATATTTCAATTCAAATTGTCGAATTGAACAATTCGGTTTTATTCGAATACCAAAAAGTCTCAGTAAAATACAAAAACTTCCTTAATATAATTAAAGGTTTCAATAGGTGCTCAAGAAATAAAGTAGGTAGATTCTATGAGATCGAAAGTAAAACTTGCAATCCAGTTGGAAAAGTGACATTAGCAATAGATATGCTTCTAAGATTCGTAACCAATAAAAGACATTCAAAGTATTATTGATATTTATGCATCTTTGTCACAACTCCCAAGTCTCCAACATTATATATACTTGGGAACTCTTCTGGGAACTCTTCTCCACATGAAGCTATCTTTCTATACTCTCTTCCTTTAGCATAATACAATCCCACAAAGAAAAACTTATGACACCTTTCCACCCTCGTAGTCTTCTCGATGGGTCGTTTGTTTCTTCTCCACACCACAACGATACAGATACTACAAACTCAAACGAGATGAATCTTATAGTCAATATTATGTGGATCGTGTTGCTCTGTGGATTCATAACCTCTTTTGGAGTGTTTCAAGTGATACGTTACGTTATGCAACAGAGACGTACATCTACAATGACAACACGAACATCACAACATGAATCTGAACCTTGTGCTGGTCTTAAGAAATCCGTTGTTTCTCAGATTTCAACACGGGTTCTTGGATCAATATTCAAGATTTCAGTTACAGAGTGCACCATAT
This window encodes:
- the LOC111912103 gene encoding RING-H2 finger protein ATL74, with the protein product MTPFHPRSLLDGSFVSSPHHNDTDTTNSNEMNLIVNIMWIVLLCGFITSFGVFQVIRYVMQQRRTSTMTTRTSQHESEPCAGLKKSVVSQISTRVLGSIFKISVTECTICLEDFVDGQNVRVLPNCSHEFHVGCIDKWFESHSSCPNCRNCLLECPVDSHEVVMPQLMVTTPSENMV